From the Ascaphus truei isolate aAscTru1 chromosome 15, aAscTru1.hap1, whole genome shotgun sequence genome, one window contains:
- the LOC142466962 gene encoding protein spire homolog 1-like, which translates to MDERVPSRGNSKVTLKDILMGCGQPISEEQAWALCYQCCCKLKQMAWRSRQVPALQGAENILIHQDGTVSFISCCDTRQNPQLENKLVERLGRVIYTALDWGLTSDLERALSEPLDNLLRHMLGLHTATIKPQIGFQDPVTLNNIIKVCAGRLFTPAEAGGHYRAVCRVHFAEHKEFCKLLLTIERSKRVQTPLQRG; encoded by the exons ATGGATGAGCGGGTTCCCTCCAGGGGTAACAGCAAGGTGACGCTGAAGGACATATTGATGGGGTGTGGACAGCCGATCAGTGAGGAGCAGGCGTGGGCTCTCTGTTACCAGTGCTGCTGCAAACTGAAGCAGATGGCGTGGCGGTCACGACAGGTCCCAGCTCTGCAAGGAGCTGAAAATATCCTAATCCACCAGGATGGCACCGTCTCCTTCATATCCTGCTGTG ATACCCGGCAGAACCCTCAACTTGAAAACAAG CTTGTTGAGCGTCTCGGACGGGTGATATATACCGCTCTGGACTGGGGACTGACCAGCGACCTGGAGCGGGCTTTAAGTGAGCCGCTGGACAACCTGCTCCGTCACATGCTTGGACTTCACACTGCAACCATTAAACCCCAAATTGGCTTCCAGGATCCTGTTACTTTAAATAACATCATAAAG GTCTGCGCGGGGAGGCTGTTCACTCCTGCTGAAGCTGGCGGTCACTACCGAGCGGTCTGCAGGGTCCACTTTGCTGAACACAAAGAGTTCTGCAAACTCTTGCTCACCATAGAAAGATCTAAGCGGGTACAAACGCCTCTACAAAGGGGATAA